The following are from one region of the Yoonia sp. R2331 genome:
- the malG gene encoding maltose ABC transporter permease MalG has product MIVERPRDLRIKKILAHGFMLIFLALILFPFFMVLSISFREGNFSVGAIIPQNPTLEHWVLAFGFDYTRADGTVVAPPYPVLLWMWNSIKIGMIAGLGVLALSTISAYAFSRIRIKGKGAMLDGLFLIQMFPTTLALVAIYAIFDALGEVNPILGLNSHVALILIYLSGVTLHIWTIKGYFDSIDTALDKAAAIDGATPWQTFRHIFLPLAVPIMSVVFVLSFIGFINDYPIASVLIRSESQMTLAVGSRLYLNEFRYLWGDFAAAAVLSGLPITVVFLIAQRYLVSGLSDGAVKG; this is encoded by the coding sequence ATGATCGTCGAACGCCCCCGTGACCTGCGGATCAAGAAGATCCTCGCCCATGGTTTCATGCTGATCTTCCTGGCACTCATCCTCTTTCCGTTCTTCATGGTACTCTCGATTTCGTTCCGCGAAGGCAACTTCTCCGTGGGCGCGATCATCCCGCAAAACCCTACGCTCGAACACTGGGTGCTGGCCTTTGGCTTTGACTACACCCGTGCTGATGGCACCGTTGTCGCGCCGCCCTATCCAGTGCTGTTATGGATGTGGAATTCGATCAAGATCGGCATGATCGCGGGCCTCGGCGTTCTCGCCCTCTCCACGATTTCTGCCTATGCTTTCAGCAGGATACGGATCAAAGGCAAGGGTGCGATGCTCGACGGCCTTTTCCTGATACAGATGTTCCCCACAACCCTCGCCCTGGTCGCCATCTACGCAATCTTTGATGCCCTGGGCGAGGTCAATCCGATCCTCGGCCTCAACTCTCACGTGGCTCTGATCCTGATCTATCTCTCGGGCGTGACACTGCACATCTGGACGATCAAGGGCTACTTCGACAGCATCGACACTGCCCTCGACAAGGCGGCTGCGATCGACGGTGCAACACCTTGGCAAACATTCCGGCATATCTTCCTGCCATTGGCCGTGCCGATCATGTCCGTGGTCTTTGTGCTCAGTTTCATCGGCTTCATCAACGACTACCCGATTGCCAGCGTTCTGATCCGGTCCGAAAGCCAAATGACTCTCGCCGTCGGTAGCCGTCTTTACCTCAATGAATTCCGCTACTTGTGGGGTGACTTTGCGGCCGCAGCCGTGCTGTCCGGCCTGCCGATTACTGTGGTTTTCCTGATCGCTCAGCGATACTTAGTCTCGGGGCTAAGTGATGGCGCAGTCAAAGGATAA
- the rpe gene encoding ribulose-phosphate 3-epimerase, which produces MTFDRSLKIAPSILAADFANFGAECAAVEAQGADWIHVDVMDGHFVPAITFGAQTCAAIRPHIKTVMDVHLMISPVDAYLQGFADAGADVITAHVEAGPHIHRTLQTIRGLGCKAGVALNPGTPASAVADLMDDVDLVCVMTVNPGFGGQKFIDMSAKVRALREMIGDRPVHIEIDGGVDPTTAPLVRAAGADVLVAGSAVFRGGSVGNPAPYGDNIRAIRAAAE; this is translated from the coding sequence ATGACTTTCGACCGTTCGCTGAAAATTGCGCCATCTATCTTGGCGGCCGACTTTGCCAATTTCGGCGCGGAATGCGCGGCGGTCGAGGCCCAGGGGGCGGATTGGATCCATGTGGACGTCATGGATGGGCATTTTGTACCCGCGATCACCTTTGGCGCGCAGACCTGTGCGGCGATCAGGCCCCATATCAAGACAGTGATGGACGTGCATCTGATGATCTCGCCGGTGGACGCCTATTTGCAAGGCTTTGCCGATGCGGGTGCGGATGTGATCACCGCCCATGTCGAGGCGGGGCCGCATATCCACCGGACTTTGCAGACGATCCGGGGGCTGGGCTGTAAGGCAGGCGTGGCGCTGAACCCGGGCACCCCGGCAAGTGCTGTGGCTGATCTGATGGACGATGTTGATCTGGTCTGTGTGATGACGGTGAACCCCGGTTTTGGCGGGCAGAAGTTCATTGATATGTCCGCCAAAGTGCGGGCCCTGCGCGAGATGATCGGCGACCGACCCGTGCACATCGAAATCGACGGGGGCGTGGACCCGACAACTGCGCCACTGGTGCGGGCCGCAGGTGCGGACGTGCTGGTAGCAGGTTCCGCTGTGTTCCGGGGTGGCTCTGTCGGGAACCCCGCGCCTTATGGCGACAACATCCGCGCGATCCGGGCGGCGGCAGAGTAA
- the malE gene encoding maltose/maltodextrin ABC transporter substrate-binding protein MalE, with translation MKRTLSITALLLATAVPAAAFEDGKLVIWTGANRDQDALMQAVAPFTADLGIEVVVEVVDPDLPQKFQQAAATGDGPDIVLWAHDRFGEWASGGLIAPVQPSDDWSADILPSAMDAVQFDGATWGYPLAVEAVTLIYNKDLIETPPASFEEIKDLAVDGQKILWDYNNTYFTMPMLMAGGGYAFQKVDGTYDGTSTGVATDGAVAGAEVLKSLFDDGVMPQGVDYGVMDGAMNNGEVAMVLNGPWSWAGFEGSGINFGVAPIPTVNGEVSPPFLGVQALGINAASPNADLAVELIENYLATDEGLAIWNAGNGLGALADASAATAQNNPLVTDMLAVAANGIPMPSNPEMGAFWAAMGPALTNITTGAASPVDALNDAATRILGE, from the coding sequence ATGAAACGCACATTATCCATCACAGCCCTGCTGCTGGCCACTGCCGTACCTGCCGCTGCCTTTGAGGATGGCAAACTGGTCATCTGGACCGGTGCCAACCGGGATCAAGACGCGCTGATGCAAGCTGTCGCCCCCTTCACCGCAGACCTCGGCATCGAGGTTGTGGTCGAAGTGGTTGACCCTGACCTGCCGCAGAAATTCCAGCAGGCGGCCGCCACCGGGGATGGCCCCGACATCGTCCTTTGGGCGCATGACCGCTTTGGTGAATGGGCCTCTGGCGGCTTGATCGCTCCGGTCCAGCCCTCTGATGACTGGTCCGCGGACATCCTGCCCTCTGCCATGGATGCCGTGCAGTTTGACGGTGCCACATGGGGCTACCCGCTCGCGGTTGAGGCGGTGACGCTGATCTACAACAAAGACCTGATCGAAACGCCGCCTGCCTCTTTTGAAGAGATCAAGGACCTCGCCGTCGACGGTCAAAAGATACTCTGGGACTACAACAACACGTATTTCACCATGCCCATGCTGATGGCCGGTGGCGGTTATGCCTTCCAAAAGGTCGACGGCACCTATGATGGCACCTCAACCGGTGTTGCCACGGACGGCGCTGTTGCCGGGGCCGAAGTGCTGAAATCGCTCTTTGACGATGGTGTCATGCCACAAGGCGTGGACTACGGCGTCATGGACGGTGCCATGAACAATGGCGAGGTCGCGATGGTCCTCAACGGCCCATGGTCCTGGGCCGGGTTCGAAGGCTCGGGTATCAATTTTGGCGTGGCCCCGATCCCCACCGTGAATGGCGAAGTGTCGCCGCCCTTCCTTGGTGTGCAGGCGCTTGGCATCAATGCCGCGTCGCCTAACGCTGACCTCGCAGTGGAACTGATCGAAAACTACCTTGCCACTGACGAAGGTCTGGCGATCTGGAACGCTGGCAACGGCCTTGGCGCTTTGGCCGATGCCTCTGCCGCAACGGCCCAGAACAACCCGCTGGTCACCGACATGCTGGCCGTGGCTGCCAACGGCATCCCCATGCCGTCCAACCCTGAAATGGGGGCCTTCTGGGCCGCCATGGGCCCTGCGCTGACCAACATCACCACCGGTGCCGCCAGCCCGGTTGATGCGCTTAACGACGCGGCGACCCGCATCCTGGGCGAATAA
- the deoC gene encoding deoxyribose-phosphate aldolase: MPLDLDWVASAQANTSAIERRAATLGGRRSIKKDFQAAWLCKAISLMDLTTLSGDDTVNRVRRLCAKARQPVRADLLDQLGMTGLTTGAVCVYHDMVPTAVDALRCTGIPVAAVSTGFPAGLSPFHLRIAEIGESVAAGAEEIDIVISRRHVLTGNWQALYDEMREMRAACGDAHVKAILATGELGTLRNVAKASLICMMAGADFIKTSTGKESVNATLPVSLTMIRAIRDYETRTGFKVGYKPAGGISKAKDALLYLALIKDELGDRWLQPDLFRFGASSLLGDIERQLEHHVTGAYSAGWRHAIG, encoded by the coding sequence ATGCCGCTTGACCTTGATTGGGTCGCCTCTGCCCAGGCGAACACCTCGGCCATCGAACGCCGCGCCGCGACCCTTGGCGGGCGGCGCAGCATCAAGAAAGACTTTCAGGCAGCCTGGCTTTGCAAGGCCATCAGTCTGATGGACCTGACCACCCTCTCAGGCGATGACACCGTGAACCGTGTCCGCCGCCTGTGTGCCAAAGCGCGCCAGCCTGTGCGCGCGGACCTTTTGGACCAGCTTGGCATGACCGGTCTGACCACCGGTGCAGTCTGCGTCTACCACGACATGGTCCCCACCGCCGTTGACGCCCTGCGCTGCACCGGCATCCCTGTTGCTGCCGTCTCGACCGGTTTTCCCGCAGGTCTTTCCCCCTTTCATCTCCGCATTGCAGAGATTGGCGAAAGCGTGGCTGCCGGGGCTGAGGAAATTGATATCGTCATCAGCCGTCGCCACGTCCTGACAGGCAATTGGCAAGCGCTTTATGACGAGATGCGCGAAATGCGCGCCGCCTGCGGCGATGCCCACGTCAAAGCGATCTTAGCTACGGGTGAGCTTGGCACGCTGCGCAACGTGGCCAAGGCCTCGCTGATCTGCATGATGGCCGGGGCCGATTTCATCAAGACCTCGACCGGCAAAGAAAGTGTCAACGCCACCCTGCCCGTCAGCCTGACGATGATCCGCGCGATCCGCGACTATGAAACCCGCACCGGTTTCAAGGTCGGCTACAAACCCGCGGGCGGCATTTCCAAGGCCAAGGACGCACTGCTCTACCTCGCCTTGATCAAGGACGAGTTGGGAGACCGCTGGCTGCAACCCGACCTCTTCCGCTTTGGCGCATCGTCCCTTTTGGGCGACATCGAACGGCAACTCGAACACCACGTCACTGGCGCCTATTCGGCTGGCTGGCGACACGCGATTGGATAA
- the malF gene encoding maltose ABC transporter permease MalF produces the protein MTTAEHIPTGSALPRLAGVAAVTCALLYGSFYLYQLNQPLFGAIILALATGFAIIFGASRYYGARFIFPGVAAVLIFIAFPVIYTIYIGFTNYSSFNLLTYDRTVEVLTSRGSVDKSTEQPFAVAPDGDAFRIWLPDSGLLSAPVSLLAEETVDLAPATPPESLLERRDAIKLREGLGLVTLTTPDGTQIQNAGLRSFATVTPDYVQTGPNELTRADGTILTANHDTGFFEDPNGDQVPPGWRVNIGTDNFTRVFQSDGIREPMVSIFIWTFAFATLSVFTTFALGLTLAVILQWPHLRFKALYRILLILPYAVPAFISILVFRGLFNQNFGEINLILNALFGIEPDWFTNGTLARTMLVIVNTWLGYPYMMLLAMGFLQAVPEDHKKAAALEGASALRVFFTITLPQIIPPFLPLLIASFAFNFNNLVLVFLLTRGLPDIPGTVIPAGETDILASFTYRLAFDNAGQQFGLAGAITLLIFVVVAAISYANFVAMRRAAQRRSGRAG, from the coding sequence ATGACAACCGCCGAACACATCCCCACAGGCTCCGCCTTGCCCCGCCTGGCAGGTGTCGCTGCTGTCACCTGCGCACTGCTTTATGGGTCATTCTACCTCTATCAGTTGAACCAACCGCTCTTTGGCGCGATCATCCTGGCGCTTGCTACCGGCTTTGCAATCATCTTCGGGGCCAGCCGCTACTACGGCGCGCGCTTCATCTTCCCCGGTGTCGCCGCCGTACTGATCTTCATCGCCTTCCCAGTGATCTACACGATCTACATTGGCTTCACGAACTACTCTTCCTTCAACCTCCTGACTTATGACCGCACCGTCGAGGTCCTGACCTCGCGCGGCTCCGTCGACAAATCCACCGAACAGCCCTTCGCCGTGGCCCCCGATGGTGACGCATTCCGCATCTGGCTGCCGGACAGCGGACTCTTGTCTGCGCCCGTGTCACTTCTGGCTGAAGAGACCGTGGACCTCGCCCCTGCAACCCCGCCCGAATCCCTGCTGGAACGCCGCGACGCGATCAAACTGCGCGAGGGTTTGGGCCTTGTCACCCTGACAACCCCCGATGGCACCCAGATCCAGAACGCGGGTCTGCGCAGCTTTGCCACCGTCACGCCCGACTATGTGCAAACCGGGCCGAACGAACTCACCCGCGCTGACGGCACGATCCTCACAGCCAATCACGACACCGGGTTCTTCGAAGACCCCAATGGCGATCAGGTCCCGCCTGGCTGGCGGGTCAACATCGGCACCGACAACTTCACCCGCGTCTTTCAATCCGATGGCATCCGCGAACCGATGGTCTCCATCTTCATCTGGACCTTCGCCTTTGCCACCCTCTCGGTCTTCACAACCTTCGCTCTCGGCCTGACCCTCGCCGTGATCCTGCAATGGCCACACCTGCGGTTCAAAGCACTCTACCGCATCCTGCTGATCCTGCCCTACGCAGTGCCTGCCTTTATCTCGATTCTGGTGTTCCGGGGGCTCTTCAACCAGAATTTCGGCGAGATTAACCTGATCCTGAATGCCCTCTTTGGGATTGAGCCTGACTGGTTCACCAACGGCACACTTGCCCGCACCATGCTGGTCATCGTGAACACATGGCTGGGCTACCCCTATATGATGCTGCTGGCGATGGGCTTCCTTCAGGCCGTGCCCGAGGATCACAAAAAAGCCGCCGCGCTCGAAGGTGCCTCAGCCTTGCGGGTCTTCTTCACGATCACACTGCCGCAAATCATCCCGCCGTTTCTGCCGCTGCTGATCGCGAGCTTTGCGTTCAACTTCAACAACCTCGTGCTGGTCTTCCTGCTGACCCGCGGGTTGCCCGACATCCCCGGCACCGTGATCCCGGCAGGCGAAACCGACATCCTTGCCAGCTTCACCTACCGCCTCGCCTTCGACAACGCTGGCCAGCAGTTTGGCCTTGCAGGGGCCATCACCCTGTTGATCTTCGTGGTGGTCGCCGCCATCTCATACGCCAATTTTGTGGCCATGCGCCGCGCCGCCCAGCGCAGATCGGGGCGTGCCGGATGA
- a CDS encoding helix-turn-helix domain-containing protein: protein MTHLTLSYRDILQDGAMAHVTRATLTSQRPRPLHEHDFFEVFWVQNGTVRHHLPGRVETLQEGDMICLSPGQSHGLQGKGEAAMVALICLHPDVVGGLITQFPALTDAAFRADAPTRFHRDMRALTSLNQAAIALEHSALDAMSTTAFLLPLLSSLVADTTTLPPDAPVWLAHACRVARDPAVFRNGSAGLVALTGKAHPHVSRTMRRHLGMTPSDYINTLRMDQAARALVTDTEPLADIAESCGIPNLSHFHKLFRARFGLTPLKYRQRYQRDVIQP from the coding sequence ATGACGCATCTGACCCTTTCCTACCGCGACATTCTGCAAGACGGTGCCATGGCCCATGTCACCCGCGCGACGCTGACCTCTCAACGCCCGCGCCCCTTGCATGAGCATGATTTCTTTGAGGTGTTCTGGGTCCAGAACGGCACCGTGCGGCACCATCTGCCGGGCCGCGTAGAGACCTTGCAAGAAGGCGACATGATCTGCTTGTCACCGGGTCAGTCGCACGGTCTGCAGGGCAAGGGTGAGGCGGCGATGGTCGCCCTCATCTGCCTGCATCCGGATGTGGTCGGCGGATTGATCACCCAGTTTCCCGCCCTGACCGATGCCGCATTCCGCGCCGATGCACCGACCCGGTTTCACCGCGACATGCGCGCGCTGACCAGCCTGAACCAGGCCGCCATCGCGCTGGAACACAGCGCCCTTGATGCCATGTCCACCACAGCGTTTCTGCTGCCGCTTCTGTCGTCACTGGTGGCAGACACCACCACCCTGCCGCCTGACGCCCCTGTTTGGCTGGCGCACGCTTGCCGCGTGGCGCGCGACCCGGCTGTGTTCCGCAACGGCTCTGCCGGTTTGGTGGCATTGACCGGCAAGGCACACCCGCATGTCAGCCGAACAATGCGGCGGCACCTTGGCATGACCCCGTCTGACTACATCAATACCCTGCGGATGGATCAAGCCGCCCGCGCGCTGGTGACGGATACAGAACCACTGGCCGACATCGCGGAAAGCTGCGGCATCCCCAACCTGTCACACTTTCACAAACTGTTCCGCGCCCGCTTTGGTCTGACCCCGTTGAAGTATCGGCAAAGGTACCAACGCGACGTCATTCAGCCTTAG
- a CDS encoding DUF4173 domain-containing protein, protein MTTSLTAARAPTERVIALFGLVIVADLLIWGVAPGLGFVALILCIALGAQLFWGRFNWQAWLGLGICLIPAVETFQFLSFTFAMLGLAGFCAVQICCGTVPRGAVIAAALRLPFWGNVQTGRDVASALRGGVDLRHSAATGLAGLRDWIVPGVLGAVFILLFGLANPVIDGWLLAMWPERWPAMPDPTRVIFWVLIALFVWPMLRLRAVSARLLAPLRLPQTLPRGILSAGSVLRSLVTFNAIFAVQTVLDVAYLSGGISLPDGIGYAEYAHRGAYPLLVTALLAGGFALLTQPWLAGRPVLRWLLLIWVAQNVVLVISSILRLDLYVDVYGLTRLRFAAFVWMVLVALGLTLMIWQVLAERPVLWLFAQSAALAWIALFAVSLTNVDGRIAQHNLTHSSGSFDPWYVCNLSAGALPAIRAWEAENGRRLCHSREPYLRQSDDWREWGYRNARLRHKLNEMKGVTG, encoded by the coding sequence ATGACCACCAGCCTGACCGCCGCGCGCGCACCAACTGAACGCGTCATAGCCCTTTTTGGGCTTGTGATTGTCGCTGACCTTCTGATCTGGGGCGTGGCGCCGGGACTGGGGTTTGTCGCACTGATCCTGTGCATCGCTCTGGGCGCCCAGCTTTTCTGGGGACGTTTCAATTGGCAAGCATGGCTGGGGTTGGGGATCTGCCTGATCCCAGCGGTCGAGACTTTCCAATTCCTGTCCTTCACCTTTGCCATGCTAGGCCTCGCGGGATTCTGCGCGGTGCAAATTTGCTGCGGGACCGTGCCGCGCGGGGCGGTGATTGCAGCCGCTCTGCGTTTGCCATTTTGGGGCAATGTGCAAACTGGCCGCGACGTGGCATCGGCGCTGCGCGGCGGCGTTGACCTGCGCCATTCCGCAGCGACCGGGCTTGCCGGGTTGCGCGACTGGATTGTGCCGGGCGTCCTGGGGGCCGTGTTCATTCTGCTCTTTGGCCTTGCCAATCCGGTGATCGACGGTTGGCTGCTGGCTATGTGGCCAGAGCGATGGCCAGCGATGCCCGATCCGACGCGCGTCATCTTTTGGGTGCTGATTGCCCTGTTTGTCTGGCCGATGCTGCGATTGCGGGCTGTATCTGCGCGGCTCTTGGCGCCGCTACGTTTGCCACAAACCTTGCCGCGCGGGATTTTGAGTGCGGGGTCCGTGCTGCGATCGCTGGTGACGTTTAACGCGATTTTTGCGGTGCAGACGGTGCTGGATGTCGCCTATCTGAGCGGGGGAATCAGCCTGCCAGACGGCATCGGTTATGCGGAATATGCACATCGCGGGGCCTATCCGTTGTTGGTGACGGCGCTGCTGGCTGGGGGCTTTGCGCTGTTGACGCAGCCGTGGCTTGCAGGCCGGCCGGTGTTGCGCTGGTTGCTGCTGATTTGGGTGGCGCAGAACGTGGTGCTGGTGATTTCCTCGATCTTGCGGTTGGACCTTTATGTGGATGTCTACGGGCTGACGCGGCTGCGCTTTGCAGCCTTTGTCTGGATGGTGCTCGTCGCACTCGGGCTGACGTTGATGATCTGGCAGGTGCTGGCCGAACGCCCGGTTCTGTGGCTGTTCGCACAATCAGCAGCACTTGCGTGGATCGCCTTGTTCGCTGTGTCACTGACCAATGTGGACGGGCGCATCGCGCAGCACAATCTGACCCATTCAAGCGGCAGTTTTGACCCTTGGTATGTCTGCAACCTCAGCGCAGGCGCATTGCCCGCGATCCGCGCATGGGAGGCCGAGAATGGCCGCAGGTTGTGCCATAGCCGGGAACCTTATCTGCGGCAGTCCGACGACTGGCGCGAATGGGGCTATCGCAATGCGCGGCTGCGCCATAAATTGAATGAAATGAAAGGGGTGACCGGATGA
- a CDS encoding ATP-binding protein has translation MSRVARKWRPPLSLVLGGTLAAVFALPLLGIGYFRLAGGVLGWAETSWLIGWIAFVTTATLGYLLWRLVLRPVRALTTYARAEGAADAPQHFGTPEFSELGEAVINMTTALRGREAVVRSYADHVTHEMKSPLTAVRGAVELLEGDLPTAEREKLIARIGDAAARMDELLAAQRALAKAADPLPKGETRVEGGFSDVSGLAVEVTEAEAVPIGPEAFRLVMDHLLGNAKAHGAGRVTIRGGDRQLVIADDGPGISEGNRGRVFDPFFTTRRDQGGTGMGLAIVRRILQAQGAEITLGHGKGGVFVISW, from the coding sequence ATGTCGCGGGTAGCGCGCAAATGGCGGCCGCCGCTATCGCTGGTGCTGGGTGGAACCCTGGCGGCCGTGTTTGCGTTGCCGCTTTTGGGGATCGGGTACTTTCGGTTGGCGGGAGGGGTTCTTGGTTGGGCCGAAACAAGCTGGTTGATTGGCTGGATCGCCTTTGTGACGACGGCGACATTGGGGTACTTGCTGTGGCGTTTGGTGCTGCGTCCTGTCAGGGCATTGACCACTTATGCCCGGGCCGAAGGGGCGGCAGACGCCCCGCAACACTTTGGCACGCCAGAATTTTCCGAACTTGGTGAAGCGGTGATCAATATGACGACGGCGCTGCGCGGACGCGAGGCAGTGGTTCGATCCTACGCGGATCATGTGACGCATGAGATGAAGTCACCGCTGACGGCGGTGCGCGGTGCGGTGGAACTGCTGGAAGGCGATTTGCCAACAGCCGAGCGCGAAAAGCTGATTGCGCGGATCGGTGACGCGGCGGCGCGGATGGACGAATTGCTCGCGGCACAACGGGCCTTGGCGAAGGCCGCTGATCCCTTGCCAAAAGGTGAGACCCGCGTTGAAGGCGGCTTTTCAGATGTCAGCGGTTTGGCGGTTGAGGTCACTGAGGCCGAAGCTGTGCCAATTGGGCCAGAGGCCTTTCGGTTGGTGATGGATCATCTGTTGGGCAACGCCAAGGCGCATGGCGCGGGCCGCGTAACGATCCGAGGCGGGGATCGTCAGCTGGTGATTGCCGATGATGGGCCGGGCATTTCCGAAGGGAACCGGGGCCGGGTGTTTGACCCGTTCTTCACCACGCGGCGGGATCAAGGCGGCACGGGCATGGGGCTTGCGATTGTGCGGCGCATCCTGCAGGCGCAGGGTGCAGAGATCACGCTAGGTCACGGAAAAGGCGGAGTTTTTGTGATTTCGTGGTAA
- a CDS encoding response regulator, whose protein sequence is MSRHILIADDDAAIRDVLRIALEQAGFQTSEVGDGAAALDAAPVADLVLLDIGMPEMDGLEVCRELRKTSAVPILFLTAQGDEIDRIVGLEMGADDYVPKPFSPREVVARVKAILKRGGVEEAQGGLQRGMVRVDVDRHQCHVGQAQVALTAREMELLAQLMKRPDHVMSRPQLVDTVYGTNIHVSDRTMDSHLRNLRTKLAEAGVPDAIETVHGVGVRMGPCRG, encoded by the coding sequence ATGAGCCGCCATATCTTGATTGCCGATGACGATGCCGCGATCCGCGACGTGCTGCGGATTGCGCTGGAACAGGCAGGCTTTCAGACCTCTGAAGTGGGTGACGGGGCGGCTGCGCTTGACGCGGCCCCGGTGGCGGATCTGGTGCTGCTGGACATCGGCATGCCCGAAATGGATGGGTTGGAGGTCTGCCGCGAACTGCGCAAGACCAGTGCCGTGCCGATCCTGTTTCTGACAGCGCAAGGGGATGAGATCGACCGCATCGTCGGGCTGGAAATGGGGGCGGATGATTACGTGCCCAAACCATTCAGCCCGCGCGAGGTGGTGGCACGGGTCAAGGCGATCCTGAAGCGCGGCGGCGTGGAAGAGGCGCAAGGCGGATTGCAACGCGGCATGGTCCGCGTCGATGTAGATCGGCATCAGTGCCATGTGGGACAGGCTCAGGTGGCCCTGACCGCACGCGAGATGGAGCTTTTGGCGCAGCTCATGAAGCGGCCCGACCATGTGATGTCGCGGCCGCAGCTGGTGGATACGGTCTATGGCACCAACATCCATGTGAGCGACAGGACAATGGACAGCCATCTGCGTAACCTGCGCACCAAGCTGGCCGAGGCTGGCGTGCCGGATGCGATTGAGACGGTTCACGGGGTCGGTGTGCGGATGGGGCCATGTCGCGGGTAG